Proteins from a single region of Shinella zoogloeoides:
- a CDS encoding TetR/AcrR family transcriptional regulator has translation MSQAHHRKKHPEAVRQQLLEVAAKLSLEKGPSSVTLDAVSQAAGVSKGGLLHHFPNKLSLLDGLFDDLTGKFDRALAERMRDDPEPKGRFTRAYVAIWFLPEGMADGDQWKVLIVALISEPHLRERWRQWVERQLAENVGTDSALDAMLVRYAVDGLWLADLLGAPVMDPPARAAMLERLMVLSRL, from the coding sequence ATGAGCCAAGCACATCACCGCAAGAAGCACCCCGAAGCCGTCCGCCAGCAATTGCTGGAGGTCGCGGCGAAGCTGTCGCTGGAGAAGGGGCCGTCGAGCGTGACGCTCGATGCGGTCTCGCAGGCGGCGGGCGTCAGCAAGGGCGGCCTGCTGCACCATTTCCCCAACAAGCTGTCGCTGCTCGACGGCCTGTTCGACGACCTGACGGGCAAGTTCGACCGGGCTCTTGCCGAAAGGATGCGGGACGATCCGGAGCCGAAGGGGCGCTTCACGCGGGCCTATGTCGCCATCTGGTTCCTGCCGGAGGGTATGGCGGACGGCGACCAGTGGAAGGTGCTGATCGTCGCGCTCATCTCCGAGCCGCACCTGCGCGAGCGCTGGCGACAATGGGTGGAGCGGCAGCTTGCCGAGAATGTCGGCACGGATTCCGCGCTCGACGCCATGCTGGTGCGCTACGCGGTGGACGGGCTCTGGCTGGCCGACCTGCTCGGCGCGCCGGTCATGGACCCGCCGGCGCGCGCGGCCATGCTGGAGCGGCTGATGGTGCTGTCGCGTCTT
- a CDS encoding group II truncated hemoglobin, with amino-acid sequence MTDTTEDQQRQGETVTLYEAIGGDAAVRALTRRFYELMDTLPEAARCRAVHPPDLTGSEEKLYEYLTGWLGGPPLYTQKRGHPMLRRRHFAAPIGPAERDEWLLCFVRALEETVPGEGLRAVILEPVTRLAHHMQNQE; translated from the coding sequence ATGACGGACACGACGGAAGACCAGCAGCGGCAGGGCGAGACGGTCACCCTCTACGAGGCCATCGGCGGCGACGCTGCGGTGCGCGCGCTGACGCGCCGCTTCTACGAGCTGATGGATACCCTGCCGGAAGCCGCCCGCTGCCGGGCCGTCCACCCGCCGGACCTGACCGGCAGCGAGGAAAAACTCTACGAATACCTGACGGGCTGGCTCGGCGGCCCGCCGCTCTATACGCAAAAGCGCGGGCACCCCATGCTGCGCCGCCGCCATTTCGCCGCCCCGATCGGTCCGGCGGAGCGGGACGAATGGCTGCTCTGCTTCGTGCGCGCGCTGGAGGAAACGGTGCCGGGCGAGGGTCTGCGCGCCGTCATCCTCGAACCCGTGACGCGGCTCGCCCACCACATGCAGAACCAGGAATAA
- a CDS encoding DUF423 domain-containing protein, with amino-acid sequence MSFSLRSASLLVAGLMGLAGVAAAAAASHGSDPRLMAGASAMCLAHAPTLIALHAAWPTVRTAPLAALLLIVGTALFAGDLIFRHSAGHGLFPMSAPTGGFLMMAGWLAVALGAFLPRGNA; translated from the coding sequence ATGTCCTTTTCGCTCCGCTCGGCAAGCCTTCTCGTCGCCGGCCTGATGGGCCTTGCCGGCGTCGCCGCGGCCGCAGCCGCATCCCATGGCAGCGATCCGCGCCTGATGGCCGGCGCTTCCGCCATGTGCCTCGCCCATGCGCCGACGCTGATCGCGCTTCATGCCGCATGGCCCACGGTGCGCACCGCGCCGCTTGCGGCCCTGCTTCTCATCGTCGGCACGGCGCTCTTTGCCGGCGACCTTATCTTCCGCCATTCGGCAGGCCACGGCCTCTTCCCCATGTCCGCGCCGACCGGCGGGTTCCTCATGATGGCGGGATGGCTGGCGGTGGCGCTGGGCGCTTTCCTGCCGCGCGGCAACGCCTGA
- a CDS encoding bleomycin resistance protein: MSALDDPDRIEVLPVLPSLDIAETRDFYAGKLGFAELVYETGDYLIVRRPGMELHFWLTDDRTLCERTSVYLRGGGIGDLHREFTARDVPGLTPMSVRPWNMEEFYIHDPHGNLLRFGRIPQC, from the coding sequence ATGAGCGCGCTCGACGATCCGGACCGCATCGAGGTCCTGCCTGTCCTGCCGTCGCTCGACATTGCCGAGACACGGGATTTCTACGCCGGCAAGCTCGGCTTTGCCGAACTGGTCTATGAGACGGGCGATTATCTCATCGTCCGCCGTCCCGGCATGGAGCTGCATTTCTGGCTGACCGACGACCGGACGCTTTGCGAGCGCACCTCCGTCTACCTGCGCGGCGGCGGCATCGGCGATCTTCACCGCGAATTCACCGCGCGCGATGTGCCGGGGCTGACGCCGATGAGCGTGCGGCCGTGGAACATGGAAGAATTCTACATCCACGATCCGCACGGCAACCTGCTGCGCTTCGGCCGTATCCCGCAGTGCTGA
- a CDS encoding antibiotic biosynthesis monooxygenase family protein, translated as MFVAMNRFRIAVGHEESFENIWKGRESSLAEMPGFRTFHLLRGDTNAEEGYTLFASHTVWASKDDFTAWTQSENFRQAHKNAGDNRGIYLGPPKFEGFTAVVGA; from the coding sequence ATGTTTGTCGCCATGAACCGTTTCCGCATCGCCGTCGGCCATGAGGAGAGCTTCGAGAATATCTGGAAGGGCCGGGAATCGAGCCTTGCGGAAATGCCCGGCTTCAGGACCTTCCATCTCCTGCGCGGCGATACCAATGCGGAGGAAGGCTATACGCTCTTCGCCTCCCATACGGTCTGGGCGAGCAAGGACGATTTCACCGCCTGGACGCAGTCGGAGAATTTTCGGCAGGCTCACAAGAATGCCGGCGACAATCGCGGCATCTATCTCGGCCCGCCGAAATTCGAGGGCTTCACCGCCGTTGTCGGCGCATGA
- a CDS encoding DUF2325 domain-containing protein, whose translation MREKHRQQQQARQQDSDAQKGDKVGLEGRSFLYVGGRDCQVAHLRQIASSYGANLIHHDGGLREAVSRIDNVLPSVDCVFCPIDCISHDACIRVKTGCKKWEKAFVPLRNGSKSSFERALQSMSQGDSTQ comes from the coding sequence ATGCGCGAGAAGCACAGGCAACAGCAGCAGGCCCGCCAGCAGGACAGCGACGCCCAGAAGGGCGACAAGGTCGGCCTCGAAGGGCGCAGCTTCCTTTATGTCGGCGGGCGCGACTGCCAGGTGGCGCATCTGCGCCAGATCGCCAGCTCCTACGGCGCGAACCTCATCCACCACGACGGCGGGCTGCGCGAGGCGGTTTCGCGCATCGACAATGTGCTGCCTTCGGTCGACTGCGTCTTCTGCCCCATCGACTGTATCAGCCACGATGCCTGCATCCGCGTGAAGACGGGCTGCAAGAAGTGGGAGAAGGCCTTCGTGCCGCTGCGCAACGGCAGCAAATCCTCCTTCGAGCGCGCCCTGCAGAGCATGAGCCAGGGAGACAGTACCCAGTGA
- a CDS encoding cell envelope integrity protein TolA, which translates to MAGSKWLWISGGVLSLLAHAGAAAILTMTPAQQDEEALIAGGVVAEVAMLGNGAFEAVESGNPEDAITPEAIQPDIVEPQPQEVAEIQPAEIQPEVTEIAPVDPVVSEAVPELVVPSSEVEIAAVPVPDIKPLIEPEEEVKPVPQVKKEKPVKKVERKKPKQKVVKKAGEKGNAKANATKGEVDGSADVKTASVGGQQKGNSSMAGNAAVSNYPGKVRNKINRAKRGGRNGERGTAVVSFVVGASGQASGIRLARSSGSAALDKAAVDTVRRAAPFAKIPEGAGRSSWAFDVPILFN; encoded by the coding sequence ATGGCTGGAAGCAAATGGCTCTGGATCAGTGGGGGCGTCCTGTCCCTGCTCGCCCATGCCGGGGCGGCGGCAATCCTTACGATGACGCCTGCGCAGCAGGACGAGGAAGCGCTGATCGCCGGCGGGGTCGTCGCGGAAGTGGCGATGCTCGGCAACGGCGCGTTCGAGGCGGTGGAATCGGGCAATCCCGAGGACGCCATCACGCCCGAGGCGATCCAGCCCGATATCGTCGAACCGCAGCCGCAGGAGGTGGCGGAAATCCAGCCGGCCGAGATCCAGCCCGAAGTAACGGAAATCGCGCCGGTCGATCCGGTCGTGTCTGAGGCCGTCCCGGAACTCGTCGTGCCCTCTTCCGAGGTGGAGATCGCCGCGGTTCCCGTTCCCGACATCAAGCCGCTGATCGAACCTGAGGAAGAGGTCAAGCCCGTTCCGCAGGTGAAGAAGGAAAAGCCGGTCAAGAAGGTCGAGCGCAAGAAGCCGAAGCAGAAGGTCGTCAAGAAGGCCGGCGAGAAGGGCAATGCCAAGGCCAACGCCACCAAGGGCGAGGTCGACGGCTCGGCGGATGTGAAGACCGCGTCGGTCGGCGGCCAGCAGAAGGGCAATTCGTCGATGGCGGGCAATGCCGCCGTCAGCAATTATCCGGGCAAGGTGCGCAACAAGATCAACCGGGCAAAGCGCGGCGGACGTAACGGCGAGAGGGGCACGGCCGTGGTGAGCTTCGTCGTCGGCGCGAGCGGGCAGGCGAGTGGCATTCGTCTGGCGCGCTCGTCGGGCAGCGCCGCGCTCGACAAGGCGGCGGTCGATACGGTGCGCCGCGCCGCGCCCTTCGCGAAGATTCCCGAAGGGGCGGGGCGCTCCTCCTGGGCCTTCGACGTGCCGATCCTCTTCAACTGA
- a CDS encoding hemin-degrading factor codes for MSNTTRPTPAEIRAFRAENPKMRERDIAAQLGISEAALVAAEVGLTAVRIDGDANRFLERSEALGEVMALTRNESVVHEKIGVFEKINTGKHASIVLGENIDLRIFPGTWAHGFAVTKTDGDQVRRSLQFFDKAGEAVHKVHLRPASNLEAYEAIVADFRLEDQSQEFVEVVTEKTVETGPVDVDALREGWSAMTDTHQFFGLLRKLKVARQDAVRSVGEDFAHEVRADAVSELLRASAEREAEIMCFVGNHGTIQIHTGPVKNIQPMCPWINVLDPTFHMHLRTDHIAECWVVRKPTTDGHVTSLEAYDASGEMIIQFFGKRKEGMVERADWREILANLPRPDSAAA; via the coding sequence ATGAGCAACACGACCCGACCGACCCCCGCCGAGATCCGCGCCTTCCGCGCCGAGAACCCGAAGATGCGCGAGCGCGACATCGCCGCCCAGCTCGGCATTTCGGAAGCCGCCCTTGTCGCGGCCGAAGTCGGCCTGACGGCCGTGCGCATCGACGGCGACGCCAACCGTTTCCTGGAGCGCTCGGAAGCGCTCGGCGAGGTCATGGCCCTCACCCGCAACGAGAGCGTCGTACACGAGAAGATCGGCGTCTTCGAGAAGATCAACACCGGCAAGCACGCCTCCATCGTGCTCGGAGAGAACATCGACCTGCGCATCTTCCCCGGCACCTGGGCGCACGGCTTTGCCGTCACCAAGACGGATGGCGATCAGGTCCGCCGCAGCCTGCAGTTCTTCGACAAGGCGGGCGAAGCCGTACACAAGGTTCACCTGCGCCCGGCCTCCAATCTCGAAGCCTATGAAGCCATCGTCGCCGACTTCCGCCTGGAGGACCAGTCGCAGGAATTCGTCGAGGTCGTCACGGAAAAGACCGTCGAGACCGGCCCCGTCGATGTCGACGCGCTGCGCGAAGGCTGGAGCGCCATGACGGACACCCATCAGTTCTTCGGCCTCCTGCGCAAGCTCAAGGTCGCCCGCCAGGACGCCGTGCGCAGCGTCGGCGAGGACTTCGCCCATGAGGTGCGCGCCGATGCCGTCAGCGAACTGCTGCGCGCCTCGGCCGAGCGCGAGGCCGAGATCATGTGCTTCGTCGGCAACCACGGCACGATCCAGATCCACACCGGCCCGGTGAAGAACATCCAGCCGATGTGTCCGTGGATCAACGTGCTCGACCCGACCTTCCACATGCACCTGCGCACGGACCACATCGCCGAGTGCTGGGTGGTGCGCAAGCCGACCACCGATGGCCATGTCACCTCGCTGGAAGCCTATGACGCCAGCGGCGAGATGATCATCCAGTTCTTCGGCAAGCGGAAGGAAGGCATGGTGGAGCGCGCCGACTGGCGCGAGATCCTCGCGAACCTGCCGCGCCCGGACAGCGCGGCCGCCTGA
- a CDS encoding heme/hemin ABC transporter substrate-binding protein, with protein MSKSLDFRRARPWEVALTLLALAAPIALPFTAGGDGGFIRKAVAQEMQQADTSRLVTIGGALTEIVYALGEEKRLVARDSTSMYPEEAMKLPDVGYMRALSPEGVIAVNPTAILAVEGSGPADALAVLKSAGIPFETVPEGYDRAAILKKIDAVGTFLGVQEKAKALEEKVGAELDAAIADAAKRPESERKRVLFILSVQNGRIMAAGGHTAADGIIGLAGAINATDGAFEGYKPLTDEAVINAKPDVIMVMRRPGADSSDEEILAHPAISVTPAGQNKAILRMNSLHLLGFGPRTASAISGLNKELYGKSGNVSQ; from the coding sequence ATGAGCAAGAGCCTCGATTTCCGCCGCGCCCGCCCCTGGGAAGTGGCCCTCACCCTCCTTGCGCTTGCCGCACCCATCGCCCTGCCCTTCACGGCGGGCGGCGACGGCGGCTTCATCCGCAAGGCGGTCGCGCAGGAGATGCAGCAGGCCGATACCTCCCGGCTGGTGACGATCGGCGGCGCGCTCACCGAGATCGTCTATGCGCTCGGCGAGGAAAAGCGGCTCGTCGCGCGCGACAGCACCAGCATGTATCCGGAAGAGGCGATGAAGCTGCCGGATGTCGGCTACATGCGCGCGCTTTCGCCGGAAGGCGTCATCGCCGTCAACCCGACCGCGATCCTCGCCGTGGAGGGCAGCGGCCCGGCCGACGCCCTTGCCGTGCTGAAGAGCGCCGGCATCCCGTTCGAAACCGTGCCGGAAGGCTACGACCGCGCGGCGATCCTCAAGAAGATCGACGCCGTCGGCACTTTCCTCGGCGTGCAGGAAAAGGCCAAGGCGCTTGAGGAGAAGGTCGGCGCGGAACTCGACGCCGCCATCGCCGACGCGGCCAAGCGGCCGGAAAGCGAGCGCAAGCGCGTGCTCTTCATCCTCAGCGTCCAGAACGGCCGCATCATGGCCGCCGGCGGCCACACCGCCGCGGACGGCATCATCGGCCTTGCCGGCGCGATCAACGCGACGGACGGCGCATTCGAGGGCTACAAGCCGCTCACCGACGAAGCGGTGATCAACGCCAAGCCGGATGTCATCATGGTCATGCGGCGTCCCGGCGCGGACAGCTCGGACGAGGAAATCCTCGCCCATCCGGCGATCTCCGTCACCCCGGCCGGCCAGAACAAGGCCATCCTGCGCATGAACAGCCTGCACCTGCTCGGCTTCGGCCCGCGCACCGCCTCGGCCATCAGCGGCCTCAACAAAGAACTCTACGGCAAATCCGGCAATGTCTCTCAATGA
- a CDS encoding FecCD family ABC transporter permease, with protein sequence MRAGTARATGDRTAIARLTLAVLVVLSVVALALSIATGASDASAVGVIGALLSGAEDTALSLRDRIIVFDIRMPRALLGFLIGAALAMSGAVMQGLFRNPLADPGLVGISSGSALGAVLMIVLGSALPTGLMLTLGPYALPVAAFVGGLLTTLLLYRIATRGGQTSVATMLLAGIAIAALAGAVTGILIYMADDKQLRDITFWGLGSLSGMTWTKLFAAGPIILAALLVVPFLSRGLNAITLGEAAAFHMGVKVQRLKYIAIVAVAGAVGASVAVSGGIGFVGIVVPHLLRIVIGPDHRYLLPASALLGGVLLLGADMLARVIVAPAQLPIGIITALAGAPFFLWVLLRDRTRNGW encoded by the coding sequence ATGCGCGCCGGAACGGCCCGGGCCACCGGCGACCGGACGGCCATCGCGCGCCTGACGCTCGCCGTCCTCGTCGTTCTCTCCGTCGTCGCCCTCGCCCTTTCCATCGCGACCGGCGCGTCGGACGCCTCGGCCGTGGGCGTCATCGGCGCGCTGCTGAGCGGGGCGGAAGACACCGCCCTCAGCCTGCGCGACCGCATCATCGTCTTCGATATCCGCATGCCCCGCGCCCTGCTCGGCTTCCTCATCGGCGCGGCGCTCGCCATGTCCGGCGCGGTCATGCAGGGCCTGTTCCGCAATCCGCTCGCCGATCCCGGCCTCGTCGGCATCTCCTCCGGCTCGGCGCTCGGCGCGGTGCTGATGATCGTGCTCGGCAGTGCCCTGCCGACCGGCCTGATGCTGACGCTCGGCCCCTATGCGCTGCCCGTCGCCGCCTTCGTCGGCGGCCTGCTGACGACGCTGCTGCTCTACCGCATCGCCACGCGCGGCGGCCAGACCTCCGTCGCCACCATGCTGCTCGCCGGCATCGCCATCGCCGCGCTCGCCGGGGCCGTCACCGGCATCCTCATCTACATGGCCGACGACAAGCAGCTCCGCGACATCACCTTCTGGGGCCTCGGCTCGCTCTCCGGCATGACCTGGACGAAACTCTTCGCCGCCGGCCCGATCATCCTCGCCGCGCTGCTCGTCGTGCCCTTCCTCTCGCGCGGCCTCAACGCCATCACCCTCGGCGAGGCCGCCGCCTTCCATATGGGCGTGAAGGTGCAACGGCTGAAATACATCGCCATCGTCGCCGTCGCCGGCGCGGTCGGCGCGTCGGTCGCCGTCAGCGGCGGCATCGGCTTCGTCGGCATCGTCGTGCCGCATCTCCTGCGCATCGTCATCGGGCCGGACCACCGCTACCTGCTGCCGGCCTCGGCCCTGCTCGGCGGCGTGCTGCTGCTGGGCGCGGATATGCTGGCGCGCGTCATCGTCGCCCCCGCCCAATTGCCGATCGGCATCATCACGGCGCTGGCCGGCGCACCCTTCTTCCTCTGGGTGCTGCTGCGCGACCGCACGCGGAACGGCTGGTAA